In Vibrio tritonius, the following are encoded in one genomic region:
- a CDS encoding LysR family transcriptional regulator: protein MSKYRSQNTLYYIDALLKFSNYSKAADSLKISQPYLTQVIKRIESELNCQIINRSELPYRLTEQGKIYYDYLGSIETVYSNMRRNITAITDMDKTTIKIGILPSIGSYLLPLFLPKFLANYPLCQIELVEDMPDNNEKRLLKSEVDFWVGQNSRHLDPNLRAVSWGNHRYYAVIPKSSALYQKGTAMIPQGSIAMDELLSQKLVLTIKGSVIRTQVDHLLDIYKIKPDIVLESCEIATVKNLAMADAGVTFVPESLMIEPCAENYNIYMLPVEQLNADYFIAHHYNRDLTEMDKGLVDAFMRYKDTAEY, encoded by the coding sequence ATGTCAAAATATCGCAGTCAAAACACCCTCTATTACATCGATGCGTTACTCAAATTCAGCAATTACAGTAAGGCAGCCGATTCCCTTAAAATTTCGCAACCTTATCTTACGCAAGTGATCAAACGGATTGAAAGTGAGCTTAATTGCCAAATTATCAACCGTAGTGAGTTGCCATATCGTTTAACTGAGCAGGGCAAGATTTACTACGATTATCTGGGCTCGATAGAAACGGTGTATTCCAATATGCGCCGTAATATCACTGCTATCACCGATATGGATAAAACGACCATCAAGATAGGTATTTTGCCAAGCATTGGTTCTTATCTTTTGCCTTTGTTTCTGCCCAAATTTTTAGCGAATTATCCGCTGTGTCAAATTGAGTTGGTGGAAGATATGCCAGATAACAACGAGAAGAGACTGTTAAAAAGTGAAGTCGATTTTTGGGTGGGACAAAATTCAAGGCATCTTGACCCTAATCTTAGAGCGGTGTCATGGGGAAACCATCGATACTATGCGGTGATACCTAAATCGAGCGCACTCTACCAAAAAGGCACAGCGATGATTCCCCAAGGCAGTATTGCGATGGATGAGTTACTTAGCCAAAAGTTGGTACTAACGATAAAAGGGTCGGTAATTCGGACACAGGTCGACCACCTGCTTGATATTTATAAGATAAAGCCTGATATCGTGCTAGAGAGCTGCGAGATAGCAACCGTAAAAAATCTGGCCATGGCAGATGCCGGAGTGACGTTTGTGCCGGAAAGCTTGATGATTGAACCATGTGCAGAAAACTATAACATTTACATGTTGCCCGTTGAGCAACTTAACGCGGACTATTTTATTGCTCACCACTACAACCGTGATCTCACTGAGATGGATAAAGGGCTGGTGGATGCCTTTATGCGCTATAAAGATACGGCAGAATATTAA
- a CDS encoding NADPH-dependent FMN reductase, whose amino-acid sequence MNYLAIVGTNSKVSTNRMLLQFMKEHFKDEAQLELFEIKDLPAFYEPDDNQAPQQIVELSAKILAADGVIIATPEYDHTITAALKSALEWISYTTQALTDKPVLIVGASHGALGSSRAQAHLRQILDSPELAARLMPSSEFLLGKSQAAFNAGGALIYPEKVTELDEIFREFMLFTDLITKLLSEKPATRKGKKFAWQTQEAK is encoded by the coding sequence ATGAACTACTTAGCAATTGTTGGCACCAACTCCAAGGTGTCAACAAATCGTATGTTACTGCAATTCATGAAAGAGCATTTTAAAGACGAAGCCCAGCTTGAACTTTTTGAAATAAAAGACCTGCCCGCTTTCTACGAACCTGACGATAACCAAGCCCCCCAACAAATTGTTGAACTATCAGCAAAAATTCTTGCCGCAGATGGCGTTATTATTGCCACGCCGGAGTATGACCACACCATTACTGCCGCACTAAAAAGTGCGTTAGAGTGGATCAGTTACACAACGCAAGCACTGACGGATAAACCCGTTTTGATCGTGGGTGCTTCCCATGGTGCTTTGGGTTCTTCTCGCGCTCAAGCTCACCTTCGTCAGATTCTTGATTCCCCAGAATTGGCCGCTCGCCTTATGCCGAGCAGCGAATTTCTCCTTGGTAAATCGCAAGCTGCTTTTAATGCTGGAGGGGCTTTAATCTATCCAGAAAAGGTCACAGAACTCGATGAAATTTTTAGAGAATTCATGTTATTTACCGACCTTATTACAAAATTGTTATCAGAGAAGCCCGCAACTCGTAAAGGTAAGAAATTCGCTTGGCAAACTCAGGAGGCAAAATAA
- a CDS encoding flavocytochrome c codes for MKFAAIVGTTSPKSYNRTLLQFMQAYFKDKAEIELLEINDVPMFNQDLPSNNAQLLAINEKINASDGVIIATPEYNHSIPSSLKSVLEWLSYELHPLDGKPVMIIGASIDSQGSSRAQLHLRQVLDAPGVNANVMPGYEFLLGNANKAFDENGNLNSEGTIDFLERCFLRFMRFAKISNQLNEEEEFSFTPGTYDVHALGHGGALPMKVAFSEKRIESIDIDTAGETEGLADVVFVRIPDKIIEGQTLNVDALSGASETSNAVLDGVAKAVKLAGVNPDILRKRPKPASSINQGDEEYTCDVVVIGGGGAGLSAAATVLQQGKSAIVLEKYPAVGGNTIRTGGPINAADPEWQRTFDENPGERHTIQHLLSIDEKDIHQEYLADFRALKDEFASYEAQFGEGKGYLFDSPLLHRMQTYFGGKRTDLLGNDIYGQYDLVKILTDHALESVQWLEEIGVEYDKSIVFAPVGALWRRGHKPVKKYGTAFVLALSQYIEKMNGKVITDTPAQEFLIEDGEIKGIIATGVNGQKVTVRANAVVLATGGFGANTKMLQQYNTYWSSIPDDVKTTNSYAMTGDGIVLGQSVGAGLTGMGFTQMMPVADPITGELFSGLQVPPENFVIVNKQGKRFINEFAGRDVLTKAALAEGGLFYLIADDEIKKTAANTSQEKIDRQVAAGTLFKADTLEELALKVGMDPATLVDTVAKYNSYVEAGEDPEFHKDTFSLKVEKAPFYATPRQPAVHHTMGGLKIDTATRVLDENNQPIKNLYAAGEVAGGIHAGNRLGGNALADIFTFGRIAGKTAMAEMD; via the coding sequence ATGAAATTTGCAGCTATCGTTGGAACTACGTCTCCAAAATCATACAACCGTACTCTACTTCAATTCATGCAAGCGTATTTCAAAGACAAAGCGGAAATTGAACTGTTAGAGATCAACGACGTTCCTATGTTTAACCAAGATTTGCCATCAAACAACGCGCAACTCTTAGCCATCAATGAAAAAATCAACGCCAGCGATGGTGTGATCATCGCAACACCTGAATATAACCATTCGATTCCATCTAGCCTAAAAAGCGTGCTGGAATGGCTTAGCTATGAGCTACATCCATTGGATGGCAAACCTGTAATGATTATTGGTGCCTCTATTGATTCTCAAGGCTCTTCACGCGCGCAGCTACACCTTCGCCAAGTATTAGATGCTCCTGGTGTTAACGCCAACGTGATGCCGGGTTACGAATTTTTACTCGGTAACGCCAACAAAGCCTTTGATGAAAACGGTAATCTTAACAGCGAAGGCACCATCGACTTCTTAGAAAGATGTTTCTTACGCTTTATGCGTTTCGCCAAAATTTCTAATCAGCTCAACGAAGAAGAGGAATTTTCATTCACTCCGGGCACTTATGATGTTCACGCTCTAGGTCACGGTGGCGCGTTACCGATGAAAGTGGCGTTCAGTGAAAAGCGCATCGAAAGCATTGATATCGACACCGCTGGCGAAACCGAAGGTTTAGCAGACGTGGTATTTGTACGCATTCCAGACAAAATCATTGAAGGCCAAACCCTTAATGTAGATGCCCTATCCGGCGCATCCGAAACCAGTAATGCCGTGCTTGATGGCGTAGCAAAAGCAGTGAAACTGGCTGGTGTAAACCCAGATATTTTAAGAAAACGACCAAAACCAGCAAGCAGCATCAATCAAGGCGATGAAGAGTACACCTGTGATGTGGTTGTGATTGGCGGCGGCGGTGCAGGTTTAAGTGCAGCCGCAACTGTATTACAACAAGGTAAAAGCGCGATTGTTTTGGAAAAATACCCAGCGGTTGGCGGTAACACTATTCGTACTGGTGGCCCAATTAACGCTGCCGATCCAGAATGGCAACGTACCTTCGATGAAAACCCAGGTGAACGTCATACTATTCAACATCTTCTTAGCATTGATGAAAAGGACATTCACCAAGAGTACCTTGCAGATTTTCGCGCCCTTAAAGATGAGTTTGCCAGCTACGAAGCGCAATTTGGCGAAGGCAAAGGTTACCTATTTGACTCACCACTGCTGCACCGTATGCAAACTTACTTCGGTGGTAAGCGTACCGATTTATTGGGTAATGACATCTACGGTCAATATGACTTAGTGAAAATCCTAACTGACCATGCCCTCGAAAGTGTGCAATGGTTAGAAGAGATTGGTGTGGAATACGATAAATCCATCGTGTTTGCCCCAGTGGGCGCGCTATGGCGTCGTGGTCATAAACCAGTGAAAAAATACGGCACGGCTTTTGTGCTGGCATTGAGTCAATACATCGAAAAAATGAACGGTAAGGTCATTACCGATACTCCAGCACAAGAGTTTTTGATTGAAGATGGAGAAATCAAAGGCATTATCGCCACTGGCGTGAATGGCCAGAAAGTGACTGTTCGTGCTAACGCGGTTGTGCTGGCAACGGGTGGTTTTGGTGCCAACACTAAGATGCTTCAACAGTACAATACTTACTGGAGCAGCATTCCTGATGATGTGAAAACCACCAACTCTTACGCAATGACCGGTGATGGTATCGTTCTTGGTCAATCAGTTGGTGCTGGGCTAACCGGTATGGGCTTTACCCAAATGATGCCAGTAGCCGACCCAATTACTGGTGAGCTGTTTAGTGGCCTGCAAGTACCGCCAGAAAACTTCGTGATTGTGAACAAACAAGGTAAACGTTTTATCAACGAGTTTGCTGGTCGTGATGTTTTGACCAAAGCAGCATTGGCAGAAGGTGGCCTGTTCTATCTCATCGCCGATGATGAAATCAAGAAAACCGCAGCAAACACAAGCCAAGAGAAAATCGATCGCCAAGTGGCAGCAGGCACGTTATTTAAAGCCGACACCCTTGAAGAGTTGGCGCTAAAAGTCGGTATGGACCCAGCAACACTGGTCGACACCGTCGCTAAATACAACAGCTATGTTGAAGCGGGCGAAGATCCAGAGTTCCATAAAGATACCTTTAGCTTGAAAGTGGAAAAAGCGCCGTTCTACGCCACTCCACGTCAACCGGCGGTTCACCACACTATGGGTGGTTTAAAAATTGATACCGCAACTCGCGTACTTGATGAGAACAATCAACCAATCAAGAACCTATACGCGGCAGGTGAAGTAGCCGGTGGTATCCACGCTGGTAACCGCCTTGGCGGTAACGCACTTGCTGATATCTTCACGTTCGGCCGCATTGCAGGCAAAACGGCGATGGCAGAAATGGACTAA
- a CDS encoding multidrug effflux MFS transporter, producing the protein MSRLVIPVTSFFYIVMLGLMSALPPFGIDVGLPAIPNMQAELNVTLAQATQTLTLFLVGFAFGPVLFGPLSDHYGRKPILLFGVALFSLAALGCAFAPSIETLFVLRVIQGIGAGAAASLPAAIVRDVFRGEMALNRQSYVAMVNAVTPLIAPLVGAAIISFGDWRSIYEALTVVGAILFMSVWLGYQETASRVQTENTVLRSALWSYRQVLSNRNYLIATGLFSATFGIMFAYISSSSSVFMNLFGASATTFGCLFALTAIGEILGAACNARLAPRFGAERLLCVAVLGCFMASVTLLALALLGVQSIALCATLVVVSNFCAGVIMPTATHHALKDLGNVAGSAAALQRSLQMVFGAIAAAAVGLVGENSLISMACVMTMFATITLVLLALSMKTQSRSSSVAPAYPAK; encoded by the coding sequence ATGTCACGTTTAGTTATTCCCGTCACATCATTCTTTTATATTGTTATGCTTGGTCTTATGTCGGCATTGCCTCCTTTTGGTATCGATGTTGGGTTGCCAGCGATTCCCAATATGCAGGCTGAGTTAAATGTCACACTGGCGCAAGCCACCCAAACATTGACGCTATTTTTGGTCGGCTTCGCGTTTGGTCCGGTTCTGTTTGGTCCTTTGTCTGATCATTACGGGCGTAAGCCCATTCTTCTTTTTGGGGTTGCACTTTTTTCCCTTGCGGCGCTAGGCTGTGCGTTTGCCCCAAGCATTGAAACCCTCTTCGTTCTGCGAGTGATTCAAGGGATAGGGGCGGGGGCTGCGGCTTCTCTTCCGGCGGCGATTGTGCGTGATGTCTTTCGTGGTGAAATGGCACTAAATCGCCAATCGTACGTGGCTATGGTAAATGCCGTGACACCTCTGATTGCCCCACTTGTTGGTGCGGCAATAATATCGTTTGGCGATTGGCGTTCTATCTATGAAGCACTGACGGTGGTTGGGGCTATTTTGTTTATGTCGGTTTGGTTGGGTTACCAAGAAACGGCTTCGCGTGTGCAAACGGAAAATACGGTACTTCGCTCGGCACTTTGGTCGTATCGACAGGTGTTGTCCAATCGCAACTATCTTATCGCCACGGGGCTTTTTTCTGCGACGTTCGGCATTATGTTTGCTTATATCTCCAGCTCTTCATCGGTATTTATGAACCTCTTTGGCGCTTCTGCGACAACATTTGGGTGCCTGTTTGCTTTAACCGCGATTGGGGAAATTCTTGGCGCTGCATGTAACGCTCGTCTTGCGCCGCGTTTTGGCGCTGAGCGTTTGTTGTGTGTGGCTGTACTGGGCTGTTTTATGGCTTCAGTTACACTACTAGCGCTTGCGTTGCTGGGGGTTCAATCCATTGCTTTATGCGCCACTTTGGTTGTGGTGAGCAATTTCTGCGCAGGAGTTATTATGCCAACTGCGACCCATCACGCTTTAAAAGATCTGGGTAATGTGGCGGGTAGTGCGGCAGCACTGCAACGGTCTCTGCAAATGGTATTTGGCGCTATTGCGGCAGCGGCGGTTGGTTTGGTTGGCGAGAACAGCTTGATCTCGATGGCTTGCGTGATGACGATGTTTGCCACTATCACGCTTGTGCTGCTGGCTTTGTCTATGAAAACTCAATCGCGCTCATCGTCAGTCGCACCAGCCTATCCAGCCAAATAG
- a CDS encoding IclR family transcriptional regulator: MKKDSDKGIQVISRASAILREVVANSDGMSLGQLATATGLARSTVQRIVDALEIECLVQAGAGGVRPGWGLRRLGDLAGPSIASQLRPQLFRLFEATNQTVDLSTLTSTEVLFLDRFLSENSVRVVPDAGEHYPAYAMATGKALLAGLTNDDICAMYGNNTLERLTPMTISTVDKLIAELDTIRSGGFAYDVEEHALGSCAIGLPVGIFGSTQLAVSVVIPTEHYAAQKDAIEQALRVSARDFVQRIDVLNGLTGSSN; encoded by the coding sequence ATGAAAAAAGACTCCGACAAAGGCATTCAGGTAATTTCTCGTGCATCCGCTATTTTGCGCGAAGTCGTCGCCAATTCAGATGGAATGAGCTTGGGACAATTGGCCACAGCAACTGGCCTTGCTCGTTCAACCGTGCAACGAATTGTTGATGCGCTGGAAATCGAGTGTTTAGTACAGGCAGGAGCTGGCGGCGTAAGGCCCGGCTGGGGATTGCGTCGTTTAGGCGATTTAGCTGGACCAAGTATCGCATCTCAACTGCGACCACAACTGTTTCGTTTATTTGAAGCGACAAACCAAACCGTCGATTTGTCGACACTTACCAGCACAGAAGTTCTTTTTCTTGATCGTTTTCTCTCAGAGAACAGTGTCCGGGTAGTACCGGATGCGGGAGAGCATTATCCCGCCTATGCGATGGCAACAGGTAAAGCGCTTTTGGCGGGGCTAACTAATGATGACATCTGCGCCATGTATGGTAACAACACATTGGAACGCCTTACTCCAATGACAATTTCAACCGTCGACAAGCTCATAGCCGAACTTGATACCATCAGATCTGGCGGCTTTGCCTATGATGTTGAAGAGCACGCATTAGGATCATGTGCTATTGGCCTTCCGGTCGGTATTTTTGGTTCCACTCAACTGGCGGTTTCTGTGGTCATTCCAACAGAACACTATGCCGCCCAAAAGGACGCCATTGAGCAAGCACTACGTGTGAGTGCCCGTGATTTTGTACAACGAATTGATGTATTGAATGGGTTAACAGGGTCCAGTAACTGA
- a CDS encoding GlyGly-CTERM sorting domain-containing protein (This protein contains a GlyGly-CTERM protein-sorting domain, as detected by TIGR03501. These domains are found at the C-terminus of secreted proteins in organisms that possess both rhombosortase, which is an intramembrane serine proteinase (see TIGR03902), and a type II secretion system (T2SS). In at least some cases, such as VesB from Vibrio cholerae, cleavage by rhombosortase is followed first by attachment of a glycerophosphoethanolamine-containing moiety, then by transport by the T2SS across the outer membrane and release into the medium in soluble form.): protein MLKVIFFFIACLSASFICVADTVYTDDGIIQDNTCIGNDCSSNMTFTTPPLVLKENNLKIKLEVSTLNAESIELHSSDYYYIAEFGNSWNLDANDSANGGQNYFALEQSYSKTPTLLSDGTAVNYRCFYYTNDAEVYNVNQSLVDSGIVYVNADGVIPRGEPIKTPQCGTSTAPVPVKNGVKLLEDASINDGGIALGFNSTASDANVSVGMEDQRRRLVNIAYALNDIDVLALGQMTVYVDQVTTIDTLNKQLDKLEAQIVKLESLSTQNSSSDDHSGGAFSIFWLLLLGGFGVLRIKLSTRAVN from the coding sequence ATGTTAAAAGTCATCTTCTTTTTCATTGCTTGTCTCTCTGCTTCATTCATTTGTGTGGCGGATACGGTTTATACCGACGACGGTATCATTCAAGATAATACTTGTATTGGCAATGACTGTTCGAGCAATATGACATTCACGACTCCGCCTTTAGTGTTGAAGGAAAATAATCTAAAGATAAAGTTAGAAGTCAGCACGTTAAACGCTGAAAGTATCGAACTTCATTCCTCAGATTATTACTATATAGCGGAGTTCGGTAATAGTTGGAACCTCGACGCGAATGATTCGGCAAATGGTGGGCAAAACTATTTCGCACTCGAACAATCCTATAGTAAGACACCCACCTTATTAAGTGATGGTACTGCTGTTAATTATCGATGCTTTTATTACACGAATGACGCTGAAGTATATAATGTTAATCAATCGCTGGTCGATTCGGGCATAGTTTATGTTAATGCAGATGGTGTTATTCCACGAGGTGAGCCGATTAAAACTCCCCAGTGTGGCACATCCACAGCTCCGGTACCGGTGAAGAATGGTGTAAAATTACTGGAAGATGCGAGCATTAATGATGGCGGGATAGCGCTTGGTTTTAATTCAACCGCTAGCGATGCTAACGTGAGTGTTGGAATGGAAGATCAACGCCGTCGTTTAGTTAATATCGCGTACGCACTCAATGATATTGATGTGTTGGCTTTAGGGCAGATGACAGTCTATGTCGATCAGGTAACAACCATTGACACGTTGAACAAGCAGCTTGATAAATTAGAAGCTCAAATTGTTAAACTTGAAAGCTTATCCACTCAAAATAGCTCATCTGATGATCATTCAGGTGGCGCATTTTCTATCTTTTGGTTGTTATTGTTAGGTGGATTTGGCGTATTACGCATTAAGTTAAGCACCCGTGCAGTAAACTGA
- a CDS encoding RICIN domain-containing protein codes for MLNLEGLKTVKVNNMKTLPIVIAGIMGSAMVSSQVYAADYCTDAAVDGVVYKIVSTGVDMLVAAESTAKKANVEIEKNTGSDSQRFYLNKQSNGYWAIQASNTDYAATVEGGSKSNGATIQQKPFSGSTSQEWELEQVTSGTYKGAYKIINAKSDLLMTVAGSSEGSDVYQNSDAGGSSQRWWLEPVTRTCGSTSSDSDSSSDSDSGSSSTVDISSSSAAPTASAAKSAGANSEPLTNGYPSFIKSKKSSATVVSSLAGLLEAIDDASAGDVIYVREGTYYPSDTIKIKNSGTSSKAIVLSVYPGDDHPVFNFQAMSEKSSNRGFQVSANYWHIYGIDITKAGDNGMYLTGSHNTIEFMKFYENADTGLQISSGAAYNFIKNSDSYYNADSSLENADGFAAKLTVGTGNYFYGCRAWNNLDDGFDGYLRDNGSSVTTTLEYTWMIRNGYQKNGVKGAGDGNGFKTGGSDDKDLAHNGLYINTISAGNTADGYDQNSNRGTVTIYNAVAYDNDRNFGLGDGSSRQLKKLTIKNSVSLGGDNSDKFGGSSTSISNNSWQNGLSASSSDFNSVSIDGLLADRQSDGSLPVVKSFHLKSGSDLIDAGTNVGLDYNGSAPDLGSFESK; via the coding sequence ATGTTGAATCTAGAAGGACTCAAAACGGTGAAAGTGAACAATATGAAAACTTTGCCCATTGTTATTGCGGGAATAATGGGCTCCGCTATGGTCAGTAGCCAAGTTTACGCAGCAGATTATTGTACCGATGCGGCTGTTGATGGGGTCGTGTACAAAATTGTTAGTACCGGTGTAGATATGCTTGTTGCCGCTGAATCGACAGCGAAAAAAGCAAACGTAGAGATAGAAAAAAACACGGGCAGTGATTCGCAACGATTCTACTTAAATAAGCAGAGCAATGGATATTGGGCGATTCAGGCTTCTAATACCGATTATGCTGCCACGGTGGAAGGTGGGTCGAAAAGTAATGGTGCCACCATTCAACAAAAGCCTTTCAGTGGTTCGACAAGTCAAGAGTGGGAATTGGAGCAGGTAACATCTGGCACCTATAAAGGGGCGTATAAAATCATCAATGCCAAGTCCGATTTGCTTATGACGGTTGCGGGTTCATCAGAAGGTTCTGATGTTTATCAAAACTCCGATGCCGGTGGCAGTTCTCAGCGCTGGTGGCTTGAACCTGTGACCAGAACCTGTGGTTCTACAAGTTCTGATTCAGACAGTTCATCCGATTCTGATTCTGGTAGCTCGTCAACTGTTGATATCTCAAGTTCTTCTGCTGCGCCTACCGCATCTGCAGCTAAAAGTGCTGGGGCGAACAGTGAACCTTTGACCAACGGATACCCTTCATTTATTAAAAGTAAGAAGTCCAGTGCAACGGTAGTCTCTAGCTTGGCTGGTTTACTTGAGGCGATTGATGACGCCAGCGCTGGCGATGTTATCTACGTTCGTGAAGGTACTTACTATCCTTCAGACACCATTAAGATAAAAAACAGTGGTACGTCATCTAAAGCTATCGTACTGAGTGTGTATCCTGGAGACGATCACCCGGTATTTAATTTCCAAGCAATGTCTGAAAAGAGCTCTAACCGTGGTTTCCAAGTGAGTGCAAATTACTGGCATATCTACGGTATTGATATCACTAAAGCAGGCGATAATGGTATGTACCTCACAGGGTCTCACAATACCATTGAGTTTATGAAGTTCTATGAAAACGCCGATACCGGTTTACAGATCAGCAGTGGCGCGGCGTATAACTTTATCAAAAACTCAGACTCTTACTACAATGCCGACTCATCACTTGAAAATGCTGACGGCTTTGCCGCTAAATTAACGGTAGGGACTGGTAACTACTTCTACGGTTGTCGTGCATGGAATAACCTAGATGATGGTTTTGATGGTTACCTACGTGATAACGGTAGCTCTGTAACCACCACTCTAGAATACACTTGGATGATCAGAAACGGTTATCAGAAAAATGGTGTGAAAGGTGCTGGTGATGGTAACGGCTTTAAAACCGGTGGTAGTGACGATAAAGATCTAGCTCACAACGGTCTGTACATCAATACTATTTCTGCTGGTAACACAGCAGATGGCTATGACCAAAACAGTAACCGAGGCACTGTTACTATCTACAACGCAGTTGCGTATGATAATGACCGTAACTTTGGTTTGGGTGATGGCAGCTCTCGTCAATTGAAGAAACTGACTATCAAAAACAGCGTTTCTTTGGGTGGGGATAACAGCGACAAATTTGGCGGCAGTTCAACCAGCATTTCTAACAACAGCTGGCAGAATGGCCTTTCAGCTTCATCATCTGACTTCAATAGCGTAAGTATTGATGGCTTACTGGCTGACCGCCAAAGCGATGGTAGTTTGCCAGTCGTTAAGTCTTTCCACTTGAAATCAGGCAGTGACCTTATTGATGCTGGTACCAATGTGGGTCTTGATTACAACGGTAGTGCACCAGACTTAGGTTCTTTTGAATCTAAATAA